CGAATACGCTCACGAGCATGCCTCACGCGACGAGATTGGCACAATCGAGATCAACACGCAGTATGTCACCCGCCGAAAACCAGCCTGGCTGGTCCTGCTTAAATTGTTTGGTCTGGCGTTCATGGTCGCCATCGCGATCGGCATTGCCTATCCTTCGCTGCGGCAGGTGCTCGCTCCGCTGCAATCGATGGCAGTGATTGCCGGGGTCATCTTGATTTACTCCGGGCTCGCCTTTTTCTTTCGCCCCGAGCCGAATACCGACAACCTGGGCTTTTGCGGCGGCATGCGAGACGATCCGTTCAAATATTCGGACGACATCAATCGCGGGCTAATGGATTTAGACTTTGTTCTTGGTCCCGGGCGGTATGTCTCAGAAACCTTGCTGGATGCTTGTGTTCTCGTGGGACTCGCCGGGGGCGAAGAGGTGATCGACGACTCGGCCGAAAGTGCCGCAGTCTGGAACGATGCAGAAACGCCCCCCAAGTTAGAAACCGTGACACTCCGCTCCGATCGCTTTGAGGCGTAGTGCCAACTCCGGCCGGGGTTTATCAACACCCCCCTCTTGCGTGCATCGCATTCAAGTTGTTTCGCAGCCAAGCATTGCGCCCAACTTTGCAAGTCCGAAAACATCCTGTTTGTTGATAAACCCTCTGCGACAGAGCTGGCCGCCCGGATGGATTTCCGAGCAGGCCAAGCAACGGCCTCGCGCAGCTGCGCGCACGGACCTTCCACCAAGTTGCCAAACACAGACGCTTAGATTGTTGCTACGTAGTGAATAGTTGTCAAGTATCTGCAGTCGAGATTTTGCGAGTTTTCTCATCTCGCCGTCAGCAGATTCGCTAGCTACATCGCCGCAGCCGATTAACGCGAGCGAGCGCGCACGGGTCGGCCGTTTTCCTTGGGCCTGTCAAAACCAGCTTGCCGACCACCCAAAAGTGAGCCGTGTGCTGCTACCGAAACTCACGCATCGCCCCCAGCTTATCGCTTCTCGGCCGCAAAGTGAGGTATGGCGCGCGACTACCTAGCGCCACTTACCGAAATCCCCCATTGGCCTACTTAAGTCACTATGTGCCAAAGCGGAATTATTTCCAAAGTTGAGTCTTAAGTGACACCCCACTACGTCGATAGCAACTCAGGCAGTTTCACTCCATCTCCACCTGCCTGGAATGGATGAATTGACAATTCGGTGCAGTCTCCATGCCGGCAGTTCTCTTCCAACAGCAGGCCGAGAACTCGCCCGACCCGATGGAGCGTCTGAACAATCCGCTAGCGGTTCCGCTGCGTTTGTATTCGGCGATTCAGCTCCGCAGAACATTTGACCACACGAACTTCTGGGAATAACTCAGCCATGTTTTCTTTTCTCCAGCAAGAAGCCAAGACTCGCCCGGCAGCCAAAAAACAAGCCAAGCATGCGCTCTTCTTCGAGCGACTCGAAGCCCGCGAAGTGATGAGCGGCTTCTCGGTGTTGAACCTGAACGATAGTGGTGCCGGCTCCTTGCGTCAGGCCCTGCTGAGCGCGAACAGTTCCCCCGGAGCTGACGTCATCAGCTTTAACGTGGCAGGGACGATTCAATTGTCGTCTGCCTTGCCAATTGTTACTGGCGAAGTTGATATCGACGGTACCACGGCACCAGGCTTTGCCGGCACTCCCGTTGTGGAAGTGGACTATCGCAAGACCATTGGCCTCCGTTTCTTTGCTGGCTCCGATGGCTCGGCGGTTCGCTCGCTGGGCCTGGTTAATTCCAACAGCAACGGCATCTCGCTCAAAGGCGTCAGCGATGTCGAAATCGTTGGCAACTACATCGGCCTCGATTTGGACGGCGTGACGGTCGAAGCCAACTTCGGCCAAGGCATCGATGTGACCACTGCTTCGGGCAATACCATTGGTGGCGATACTCCCCTCGAGCGGAACGTCATCTCTGCCAACCGTGGCAACGGCATCCGGATTGCAAGCTCTTCGAGCAATCAAGTCCTGGGGAACTACATCGGTACCGACGCGACTGGCAACCTCGACCGGGGCAATACATTCAATGGCGTTTGGGTCACGCTTGGCGGCACCGCCAACAACGTGGCCGGGAACGTGATCTCGGGCAACAACGTCAACGGTGTTCTGCTCAGCAACAAAACCAAGCTCAACACGGTGAGTGACAACTACTTGGGCCTCAACGCAGCGGGGACTGCCGCGGTCGGTAATACCAAGGATGGCCTGAGAATTGAGAGCTCCAGCGAAAATCTGATCGGCCATTCCGATCCGATTTCGAGCATCGACTACTTTGATTCGGAAGATGTCGCAGTCTCCGTCGATGCCTGGCAAGGCATTCGCGCTGCAGACACTGCCGACGAATATCTGCTGGTCGGCACTTCGGGCAGCGATGGCTTGCTGTTCGAAGGGAGCATCGAGGGAGTCGGAACGGACTATCTCGTCAACTATCCGGGCGCGTTCAACACCAGCGTCTATGGTCCCGACAATTTGGACGGTGACAACCTCCGCCTTGTCGGTAGCTACAAGGATCCCGATTACGACATGGGCGCAGCCACTGTCGTGCATGCGTTTCTCTACGAGGGAACAACCGACGACCTGGACGAAGCCGGCAACTACCGAAACATTGATTACCCCGGCGCGGTCTATAACTTTGCCCACAGCACCATGGGCGGCCTGGTGGTCGGCAACTACGACAGTCCAGAAGATCACGGCGAAGCTGGCCTCCCCTTAGGCCCCGGCCATGCTTACATCTATGACATCGCTACGGACGCCTTCATTACAGACATCGTCTACCCGGGTTCGCTGAGCAACACGGCCTACGGCATTTGGCACAACGGCGAAGGGAAGTACACGATCGTTGGTGGTTATAGCCTCACTGCGGTGAACAACCTGGAAGACCAGGACCAACCGATCGGCCGCGCCTACATGGTCGACTACGATGCCGTGAGCGGCGAATTTTCGAACTGGGCTTCGTTCAGCTCTCCTGAGGGAACGAACTACATCACTCACTTCGAAGGGATCAGCAGCGTCGAAAAAGGGATCTACACGCTGAATGCCGATTCGGTTCAATCCGGAACGAGCGATCCGACTCAGGGTTCTTTTGTCACGGTTCATCGTCAGGATGATGGCACGTTCGGTCCTGCAGCCTGGGTCGAACTCAACTATCCCGAAGTCGATCCGACCACCAATGTGACCAGTTCCAACTCGGTCTATGGCAACCAGGTTGTCGGGTTGGTCGTTGGCGATGAGGGGCCCATCTCGTACCAGGCGACGATCAACACTTCCTTCCAACTGTCGAATGTCATCAGCGGCAATGGCGACAATGGCATCGGTCTGTATGGTGCGCTCGACAATCAAATTGCGATGAACTACATCGGTACCGATGTCAGCGGCACGCTCGATCTGGGCAATGCGAAGAATGGCGTTCTGATTACGTCCGCCTCTGCCCGCAACCTGATCGGTGGTGTTGCCACCGGCGGTAACGACCCGACAAACGCCATCTTCGCTCGACCGCCACAAGGGAATCTGATCTCTGGCAACAATGGCAACGGTGTCTTGATCACCGACCGCGCGACGAATAACCAGCTGAGCGGTAACTTCATCGGCACTACGACCTCGGGAATCGCCCCCTTGGGTAATAGCCTTGATGGCGTGGCAATTGTGGGGGCCAATGGCAACTCGCTGATCGGTTGCACGCTGCTGGAAGATCCGTTTGTCTTCTACAACGTGGTCAGTGGCAACGGTGGTAATGGCCTGCGAGTCACGAACTCGAACGACACGACGATTCAGGCCAACTTCTTTGGCCTGGGAGCCGACAACGACACGGCGGTGGGCAATGCGCTGAACGGTGTTGTCGTGGAAGGGACTTCCACTCGCACCACCATGGGCGGGCCGATTCCGCTGGGAAATGTCGTCGCTGCCAACGTGCAAAACGGCATCGTCGTGCGCGACAAGGCGAGCTTCTTTGTCACCTACAACACCTTCTGCGGCCTGGCTGCGTTCAGTACGAATCCCGACCTGGGGAACGGCCAAGACGGCATGCTCATCACGACTACGGGTGGCAACATCCTCATCCGCACGAATGTGATCACTCGCAATGGCGACGACGGCATCGAGATCTCCGGAGCAGCGACCGACGTGCGCGTTGCCGGCAATATCATCGGGATGGACACCAACGGGCAGCTGCCGATGGGCAACGAGGGTAACGGCGTCGAAGTGGGCGGAACCGCCCATCACCTGGTCATTGGCGGCCCGCAACCGACGTTCAACATCATTCCGCAGAACATCATTTCTGCCAATCACGACAACGGTGTCGCGATTGTCGGCAAGGCGCATCACGTCACCGTATCGAACGGTTACATCGGCACCGATGTCTCTGGCGAGCATGCCTTCGGCAACACCAATGCGGGTGTGCTGCTCGGAACGGGAACTTACTCGAATACGGTCGGCTCGGAAGATCCTGACCTGCTGACGGTCATCAGCGGCAATCATGGCAACGGCATCGAAATGCGCGGCACCAAGAGTAACACCGTGCTAGGGACCATCATCGGCATGGATGCGGACAACACCGATGCCCTGCCGAACAACGCCAACGGCATTCTCATCAATAGCAGTACGGACAACGTCATCGGCCGCATTCCAACGGCCATTTCCAACGTGGCCAGCACTGCCAACATTATCGCGGGCAATGACGATAACGGTGTCTATGTCGAATCGGGTAGCCGTAATTCCATCTTCGGCAACTCGATCCATAGCAACAGCCTGCTCGGCATCGATCTGGCGCTGGGAGCCAATACCAACCAGGCAGCCCCCGTGCTGACCGCTGTACAGACGAAGCCGCTGGGTTTGCAAATCGCGGGCATCATTACCAGCAAGCCCAAGACGACCTTTATCATCGAGTTCTTTGCGAATGACTCGAACTCACCCTCGGGTCAGATCTCGCTCGGTACCAAGGCTGTGAAAACGAACGCAGCCGGAGTGGCAACTTACTCCTACTTCGGACCACTCCCGCCAGCTGGCGCGACGTTCTTCACAGCCACCGCGACCGACCCGCTCCGGAACACTTCGGAGTTCTCGAGCGCGATCACCTTCGCACCATAATCGTTTGCTGAAGTCGCCAATAGAACGACGCCGACTCATTGTGGCCTTGGGCAACTCGATTGCCCAAGGCCCTCTTCGTGCGCGAACTCAATCTGCCGTTTCGATGGGTCTGGTCGCGCAGCAATCGGGCTGAAGCACTGAAAAATTCAGCCGGTTCGTTCTCGCAGTTGGATATGCCCTCGATGTAAACTGCAGCTCGCACGAAGCTCTTTCGTGCGACTTCGAGTTCAATTCACTCCCAGCTGAAGCTCCGATGAAAAAAATCCTGCCACTGCTCGTCGCCGTATTGCTCGCCCCACTGACAATGCTGCCAGCCGCCGATTCGACCAGGCCCGTGAAGGTGTTCATTCTCGCCGGGCAGTCCAACATGGAAGGCCATGGCATCATTGCCGCCGACCCCAAGCGCAACGGCGGCCAAGGATCGCTCGAGTTTCTCGTCAAGCAAGCGGCAACTGCCAAGCAGTTTGGTCACCTGGTCGATGGGACCGGGCAATGGCGGAAGCGGGACGACGTGTTTATTTCGTATCTCGATCGCCAAGGTCCGCTCACGGTAGGTTACGGCGCAAAGCAGGAACGCATCGGGCCGGAGTTGGGGTTCGGCTCGGTGATGGGGGACGTCTGCGATGAGCCGGTCCTCTTAATCAAGTGCGCGTGGGGAGGCAAAAGTCTGGCTGTCGATTTTCGCCCGCCGAGCGCCGGCCCGGTGCCGTACTCCCTTGGCCAGAAGCAGGATGCTGCCATCGCTGAAGATCCCGCCATCCTTGGTAAGTACTACCGTGAGACGTTGAGGCTCACCAAAGGAGCGTTGGCGCAAATCAAGGAACTGGTCCCTGGGTCCGACGGTCGCTATGTCATTGCCGGGTTCGGCTGGCACCAAGGCTGGAACGATCGCATCAATGACAAGTTCAATGCCGAATACGAAAGCAACATGGCTCACTTTATCAACGACATGCGAAAAGATCTGGGTGTTCCAGCACTCCCCTTTGTCATTGCCGAGACCGGCATGAGCGGACCCGACGAGAAGCATCCGCGGGCGTTGTCGCTCATGAAGGCGCAAGCGGCGGTCGCCCAGCGGCCAGAGTTTAAGAACACCGTCGCCTTTGTTGGCACGAAGGAGTTTTGGCGTCCGCAGGAGGTTTCGCCAAGTGGCCAGGCTTATCACTGGAACACGAACGCCGAGACCTATTACTTGATTGGCGATGCGATGGGAAAGGCGATGAAGCCACTCGTCGCCAGCAAGTAAGCTTAATCCTGAGAATCGTCGAGCGGTGAACGCCGCTGTTGCCGCTTGCCGGCACTCCCTAGTAATATTACGGGGCAAGTTCATTGCTCAGCGCAGCGACAGTCGGCACGATCCGACCGGAGAAACGACGTGATGGCCCACCCGACAGGCTCCCTTTCCCTGCCCGTATCGCGGCGCACCTTTTTGACTGCCTCTAGTTGCGGTGTCGCAGGCATGACGTTCGGTCGACCGTCGACCGCAGCTCAAACAACGGTTGCGGGACAGGGGGGCCGAGCCAAATCGACGATTTTGTTTTTTCTGAGCGGCGGTGCGTCTCACATCGACATGTGGGACATGAAACCCGACGCGCCGGCCGATTATCGCGGGCCGTTTCAGCCGATTGCGACGTCAGCGCCCGGCATTTCTTTGTGCGAACATCTGCCCCTCTTGTCTAAGCAAGCGCATCATCTGGCCCTGGTGAACAGTGTTGGCGGCACGGTCAACACGAACGACCACCACGCGGGCTACTACTACAATTTGACGGGGCATGTCCCCGATCTTACGTTCCTGTCGCAGGGGAATAATCGTAAGCCCTACTCCGACGATTGGCCCTTCATGGGAACGGTCGTTGCCGCCAAACGCCCGCCACACCCCGATTTGACCAACGCGATTACGCTGCCCGAAGTGCCCGGAGCCCCGACTTATACGCGGCCGGGCCAATTCGCCGCCAAATTGGGATTGGAGCACGACCCGCTCTATGTGCACGGCAATCACGATGAGCCGCTCAAGTTCCAAGCGCCAGCCCTCACGCTGGAAGGGACCATGACGCCCGAGCGGCTAGCGCAACGTCATTCGCTCGTCAGCCATCTGGATTCCCTCCGCAAAGAATTCGATCAGCATGCCAAGGTGCGCACCTGGCATCGTCATCAAGACCGGGCGCTATCGCTGTTGATGTCGGCGAAGACGACGGAGGCGTTTGACGTCTCGCGCGAACCGCAGGCCGTCCGGCAGCGGTACGGCGAAACCGTCAACGGGCTAAGCCTGCTGTTGGCCCGTCGCCTGGTCGAGGCGGGAGTTCCGTTTGTATCGGTGTTTTGGAAGGGGGATCTCAAGAAGGCCAATGCACGCAAGTGTGCTAGTGGCGGCGGTTGGGATACGCATGGCAATAACTTCGCCTGCCTCAAAGAAGATCTGTTGCCGGAGTTCGATCGGGGCTTCTCGGCATTGGTCGAGGATCTGGCCAACCGCGGCCTGCTCGACGAGACACTCTTGTTGGTCACCAGCGAGATGGGGCGCAAACCGAAAATTGGCGATCCACGCAGCGGCGGCGTCAGCGGTGCCGGTCGCGATCACTGGACGCATTGCTTGACGGATGTGCTGGCCGGCGGCGGAATTCGTGGGGGCCAGACGTACGGATCGAGCGATCGCTTCGCCCAGTATCCGTTTAACAAACCGGTCACTCCCGCCGACATTACCAAGACGGTCTATCACGCGATGGGCATCCACAATTTGGAAGCCTTCGACGATCAGAACCGGCCCTACAATTTGCTGGCCGAAGGGAACGCGCTGAGTGAGTTGTTTTGACCGCTGCCAAAACCAATCCAAGTCGCTACTTTTGCCCAGCAATTCGATAGAGCGCTTTATCAGTGCGCAGATAGATTGAGTTCTCGATGGCGGCCGGAGAGGCCATGATCTGGCCATCGAGTTTACCCGTCCCGACGACGCGAAACTCTTTTCCCGGGGCGAGCACGGTCGTTTCGCCTTCGCGGTTCGAGCAGTAGATGTGACCGGCGGCTAGCAGCGGCGACGATGAATAATTGCCGGGAATGCGCTCGGCCCAATGGACTTTGCCACTGAGGGCATCCAGGCAGGTCGCAATTCCTTTATCGCTCACCAGATAGATCTCGTCGCCAACCAAAAGTGGAGAGGGGACCTGCGGAACTTGCCGACCATAGCGCCACGCGATTTGCGGCTTCTCTTTATCGAGCGTCACAGCCAGGAGTTCCGACTGCATGAAGCTTGTACACAGGAAGGCCATTCCATGACCAACCACGGGACGTGGAGCGAGCGAAAACCCCAGCTTCTCGTAGGGAAGTTTCCACACCTCACGACCAGCTGGGTCATAGGCATAGAGCCAGTCCGAAGCGGGCGAGAGCAACAGCGGCTGGCCCGCAACTTCGGCGACGAGTGGCGTGCCGTAACTCTTCTTTAGCTGCGGGTTCGAGTTCATCGCACCAGTGCGGTCGGTTTTCCACGCGAGCTTGCCGGTTCGCTTGTCGAGCGCTGCGATGTACTGCAGGTCGCTGCCGTCGCAATGAAAAATAAGGAGGTCTCCCCAGATCACGGGCGAACTACCCGGGCCGTTTTCGTGCTGGACCACCAAGTCTCGATTGGTCCACAGCACCTGACGCGAGACAGTATCCAGACAGGCCGTTCCATAAGCACCAAAATGGCAGTAGAGCTTGCCTGCCTCGATCACTGGCGTGGGACTCGCGAAGGAATTGGTGGCATGCGTACCTTGCGGGCTCGGCTCGACTAACAATTCGATATCGTGAAGTAACTTGCCGCTCGAGCGATCAACGCCTAAGGCACGCAAGCTCAGTTTGCCCGATACCAGGAGGGGCTGCGAGTTGGTGGTACCTTTCAGTCGCTCTGCTTTTTCTGCTTCCGAAAGGGGTGAGTCGATAGCGGTCGTTAGCCAGATCTCGTTGCCGGCAATTACGGGACTCGACCAACCCTTGCCTGGTAACGGGCACTTCCAGGCGACGTTCTCTTGTTCGCTCCAACTCGTCGGCAAGTCGCGAGCGGCGGCATGTCCTTGACCTGCAGGCCCGCGAAACTGAGGCCATTCAGGGCTGTCTGCCGCTTGAACGAATGCAGGGATGAGTAGCAGGCAAACCATCGAGCAGGAACTGGTGTGGAGCATAAGGTGCTGTGGGCAGGGGCCTAGGTGACGAAGTTTCGCTGGAGAAAGTCTTAAGCGAGGATATCGCGGACCACGGTGCCGAACACATCGGTCAAGCGATAGTCACGGCCACTATAGCGATACGTGAACTGCTCGTGATTGATTCCCATCAGGTGCAAAATGGTTGCGTGCAGGTCATGGACGTGGGTTCGCCCTTCTGTCGTGTAAGCACCGAACTCGTCGGTGACGCCGTGAATGTGCCCGCCCTTCACACCGCCGCCAGCCAGCCACATCGAGAAGGCCGCTGTGTTGTGATCGCGACCATTCTTTCCTTCTGTGTTCGGAGTGCGGCCAAATTCGCCCCCCCAAATCACCAACGTATCGTCGAGCAGTCCCCGCTGCTTCAGGTCCGCTAGGAGCCCGGCAATGGGTTGATCGACCGAGAGAGAATTCTTCGCATGGCCGGCGAGCAGGTTGCTGTGTTGATCCCAGTCGGTATGGTTCACCACCACGCAGCGCACACCTCGTTCGACCAGGCGGCGAGCCAAGAGACATTTCTGACCGTAGTCGTTGGTCGTGGGCTGATCGAGTCCATACAGTTGCTGCGTGGCTGCCGTCTCGCGGGTGATATCGAAGGCATCGGACGCGACCGTTTGCATGCGAAAGGCCAGTTCGAATGCTTCAATGCGCGCGTTCAGGGCCGAGGTATCCGCGCGACGATCCAAGTGCCGCGCATTCAACTGCTGCATGACATCCAGTTGTGCCCGCTGTTCGGTTTCAGCAATTGGCGACTTCAAGTTTGGAATCGGTTCTTTCAGATTGGGCAATCGTGTCCCTTGGAACTCAGCCGGTAAAAACGCCGAGCTGAAGACTTTCGTCGCGTCGACATTCCCCATCACATTGCCCAGGACCACGAAACCGGGCAAGTTGCGATTTTCAGTTCCCAGGCCGTACGTCAACCACGAGCCCATGCTGGGGCGAAGAAACAGACCGCTGCCGGTCATCATCTCCAGCGTCCCTTGAGCGTGGAAGAAACTATCGCAGCACATGGAGCGAATCAGGCACAGATCATCGGCGTGTGTCGCGACATGCGGGAACAATTCGCTGACGTCCATGCCGCATTCGCCATGCTTGGCGAACTTCCACGGCGAAGGAAAAGCATTCCCCAGCGGTCGCGGCTTGCCGAGCAATTTGTTCGTGTTTTGGTCGAGCACCGGCAATCGCTTCCCTTCCCAGCGCGCCAGTTCTGGCTTGGGATCGAAGGTGTCGATCTGCGAAGGGCCACCGTTCATAAACAGAAAGATGACGCGCTTGGCCCGGGGCTCATGGTGCGGCAGGCTCCGCTTCGCAGGCGATGAGTCGGCCGCAGCTGATTCGCCCAGCATCGTTGCCAGGCCCACCGAGCCGAAACCGCCGGCCAGGCAACCGAGCATTCGCCGCCGATCGATCGCTGGGAATTCTGTCTTGCCTGCTTGGTTGGTCGTCATTTCGCTCACAACACTTTCTTTCTACCGGATCAAATCGAGACCAATTCACGCGTGGGCATCAATCGAGATAGCTGAACTCATTCGTTCCCAGCAGGGCTTGAATGAACCGTTCCCACGAGTGGTCCGCCACATAGCCCTGGGCAGTTTTCACTTCCTCAGGGTCTGGCGGACGCCCAAGAGTCAGGAGCCAGAGTCGCTCCAAGCGCTGGTCGTCTGTGCTCAGTGACGAGTCCTTCGTCAACTGTTCCGCCAGTCGTTTGGAGGCATCGATCACCAGCGGGCTGTTCAGCAGAAACAAGGCCTGCGGTGCGGTCGTCGTCTCTGCGCGGGCGGGAACGATCGCCTTCGAATCGGGGCCATCAAAAATCGCGGCGGTCACATCGGTCTTGCGGCGATCGAGCGCTTCGTACATGGTCCGGCGGGGCATTTCGCTACTCGTCGCGATTGGCTTCGCCTCCGCATCTTCAGCCACTTGTTTGCCCAGTCGCAGGAGCGAATCACGCAGTTCTTCATACGTCAGTCGCCGCCGGTTCATGTGCGCGAGCGCCAGATTATCGGGATCGAGGCGGGCAGCTTCTGGTGAAACGAAACTTGTCTGTTGAAAAGTGGCGGAGAGGGCGATGTCGCGCACCAAATGCTTGACCGACCAACCCGAGGCGACAAATCGCTGCGCCAGATGATCGAGCAGTTCGGGATGCGTCGGTCGCTCGCCGAGTCGGCCGAAGTTGTCGGCAGTCCGGACCAGTCCCTTATTAAACATCTGCTGCCAGACGCGATTCACCATCACGCGTGCCGTTAACGGGTTGTCGGCCGAGGCGATCCACTCGGCCAATTCGCGACGACCACTTTGCTTGGTTTGTGTACCCAGCGAGGCCTGCTTCTCGCCAGCCAGAATTGCCGGGAAACGGCGCGGAACAACTTCCCCTTCGCGCTGATATTCACCACGCAGATAGATGGGAGCATCGCCGATCTTTTCGCGATTGCTGCCCGGCACGCCACCTTCGGCAATGGCCACGACTGCCGGTGCTGTAACTTTCTGCTTGCGCAGTTCGGCAATTTCCGTTCGCAGGGCAGCGATCTCCTGCAACTCGGGCGGGTTCTGATCCCAGCCGTTCGACTGCTGATCCTTCAGTAGTTTTTCGCGTTCCGTTTTCAGCTTGGCAATTTGATCGGTCAGGCTCTTTTTGCTGGCCGCGGTTTTCGCTCCCTTAAGTTGGGTTTCGAGGTCGGCCAATTGCGTGGTGACGGCGGCCAGCCGCGCGGCCTGCGGAACCTTCTTGGCGATGGTCGCAATTTGCTTTTCGGTCTCAGCCACAACAGCGTCGAGTTGGCGGTTCTTGGCTACTTGCTCTGCATTGAGAAGCGGCACCTCGATCAATTCGGTTGCCAGGCGGGCATCGGCAATCAGCTTGCCGGTGGCAATGTGGCTGCTGAAGAAAATGCCCGCCATTGCGTAGTAGTCGTGGGCTGAAATGGGATCGAACTTGTGATCGTGACAACGAGCGCAGGCCACCGTCAGGCCGAGCAATTGCCGACCGACCAGATCGATCTGACTATCGACGATCTCGGCCACGGCCAGATCGCGGCCGACCTGTTCCCACACGGCCAGGCTCATCATGCCGGTGGCCGTAATGCCATCGAACGAGGCACCACTGGAATGGACCCGTTCGGCGGGGATGGACTCATCGGCAGGGATGAGATCGCCAGCAATTTGCAGTTTGACAAACTGGTCGTAAGGGAGATCGCTATTGAACGCGCGAACTACCCAGCGGCGATATTCGCCCGACTTGTCGATATTGTCGGCATAGCGCACGCCATCGAGCCAGCGACGCCCCCATTGCACGCCGAACTCAGGCGAGTCGAGCAGTCGGTTCACGACGCGCTCGAAGGCGTCGCTGCTTTCATCGGCAACGAAGGCCGCGATTTCTTCCGGAGTCGGCGGCAGTCCCGTCAGAGCGAAAGTTGTGCGCCGCAAGAGTTCGTATCGATTGGCGGGCTCACCGGGACGATTGCCGACTTGCTCGAGTTTGGCCAGCACGTAACGGTCCAGGTCGTCTTTCGCCCAAGCCGAATCCTTGACTGCCGGCGGTGGCGCACTGCTCACTGGTTGAAACGACCAATGCTGCCGATCTTCCGCAGAGATTTGAAAGGCAGCGCGGCGGGGCGTCGGTGCAGCAGTCGAATCGCGCGGGTCAGGCGCACCCAGTTCTACCCATTTGACGAAGTCGGCAATCACGCTCGGTGGCAAGCGACCTTTCGGCGGCATCTCGTACGACTCGAACTTCAAAGCGCCGATGAGCAAACTTTTGGCGGCGTTGCCGGGAACGATTGCCGCACCACTCTCGCCCCCCGTCAGCAGACCTTGCTTAGTATCGAGCGATAGACCCGCCTGAAGCTTGCCTTTGGCGGCAGCTGCGGCCGAATGACATTCGTAGCAGTGTTGCACCAGGACCGGCCGGATGGACTTCTCGAATAGGGCCAGGCCGGCATCGGGCGCTTCAGCTGCTGCACTGCTTGAGACGAGCGCAGTAAGTGCGCCGATAAAGGTCAGCAAGCGAATGGGTTGGCCGCAGATATTCATCACA
Above is a window of Anatilimnocola aggregata DNA encoding:
- a CDS encoding beta strand repeat-containing protein; this translates as MFSFLQQEAKTRPAAKKQAKHALFFERLEAREVMSGFSVLNLNDSGAGSLRQALLSANSSPGADVISFNVAGTIQLSSALPIVTGEVDIDGTTAPGFAGTPVVEVDYRKTIGLRFFAGSDGSAVRSLGLVNSNSNGISLKGVSDVEIVGNYIGLDLDGVTVEANFGQGIDVTTASGNTIGGDTPLERNVISANRGNGIRIASSSSNQVLGNYIGTDATGNLDRGNTFNGVWVTLGGTANNVAGNVISGNNVNGVLLSNKTKLNTVSDNYLGLNAAGTAAVGNTKDGLRIESSSENLIGHSDPISSIDYFDSEDVAVSVDAWQGIRAADTADEYLLVGTSGSDGLLFEGSIEGVGTDYLVNYPGAFNTSVYGPDNLDGDNLRLVGSYKDPDYDMGAATVVHAFLYEGTTDDLDEAGNYRNIDYPGAVYNFAHSTMGGLVVGNYDSPEDHGEAGLPLGPGHAYIYDIATDAFITDIVYPGSLSNTAYGIWHNGEGKYTIVGGYSLTAVNNLEDQDQPIGRAYMVDYDAVSGEFSNWASFSSPEGTNYITHFEGISSVEKGIYTLNADSVQSGTSDPTQGSFVTVHRQDDGTFGPAAWVELNYPEVDPTTNVTSSNSVYGNQVVGLVVGDEGPISYQATINTSFQLSNVISGNGDNGIGLYGALDNQIAMNYIGTDVSGTLDLGNAKNGVLITSASARNLIGGVATGGNDPTNAIFARPPQGNLISGNNGNGVLITDRATNNQLSGNFIGTTTSGIAPLGNSLDGVAIVGANGNSLIGCTLLEDPFVFYNVVSGNGGNGLRVTNSNDTTIQANFFGLGADNDTAVGNALNGVVVEGTSTRTTMGGPIPLGNVVAANVQNGIVVRDKASFFVTYNTFCGLAAFSTNPDLGNGQDGMLITTTGGNILIRTNVITRNGDDGIEISGAATDVRVAGNIIGMDTNGQLPMGNEGNGVEVGGTAHHLVIGGPQPTFNIIPQNIISANHDNGVAIVGKAHHVTVSNGYIGTDVSGEHAFGNTNAGVLLGTGTYSNTVGSEDPDLLTVISGNHGNGIEMRGTKSNTVLGTIIGMDADNTDALPNNANGILINSSTDNVIGRIPTAISNVASTANIIAGNDDNGVYVESGSRNSIFGNSIHSNSLLGIDLALGANTNQAAPVLTAVQTKPLGLQIAGIITSKPKTTFIIEFFANDSNSPSGQISLGTKAVKTNAAGVATYSYFGPLPPAGATFFTATATDPLRNTSEFSSAITFAP
- a CDS encoding sialate O-acetylesterase, with the translated sequence MKKILPLLVAVLLAPLTMLPAADSTRPVKVFILAGQSNMEGHGIIAADPKRNGGQGSLEFLVKQAATAKQFGHLVDGTGQWRKRDDVFISYLDRQGPLTVGYGAKQERIGPELGFGSVMGDVCDEPVLLIKCAWGGKSLAVDFRPPSAGPVPYSLGQKQDAAIAEDPAILGKYYRETLRLTKGALAQIKELVPGSDGRYVIAGFGWHQGWNDRINDKFNAEYESNMAHFINDMRKDLGVPALPFVIAETGMSGPDEKHPRALSLMKAQAAVAQRPEFKNTVAFVGTKEFWRPQEVSPSGQAYHWNTNAETYYLIGDAMGKAMKPLVASK
- a CDS encoding DUF1501 domain-containing protein yields the protein MTFGRPSTAAQTTVAGQGGRAKSTILFFLSGGASHIDMWDMKPDAPADYRGPFQPIATSAPGISLCEHLPLLSKQAHHLALVNSVGGTVNTNDHHAGYYYNLTGHVPDLTFLSQGNNRKPYSDDWPFMGTVVAAKRPPHPDLTNAITLPEVPGAPTYTRPGQFAAKLGLEHDPLYVHGNHDEPLKFQAPALTLEGTMTPERLAQRHSLVSHLDSLRKEFDQHAKVRTWHRHQDRALSLLMSAKTTEAFDVSREPQAVRQRYGETVNGLSLLLARRLVEAGVPFVSVFWKGDLKKANARKCASGGGWDTHGNNFACLKEDLLPEFDRGFSALVEDLANRGLLDETLLLVTSEMGRKPKIGDPRSGGVSGAGRDHWTHCLTDVLAGGGIRGGQTYGSSDRFAQYPFNKPVTPADITKTVYHAMGIHNLEAFDDQNRPYNLLAEGNALSELF
- a CDS encoding outer membrane protein assembly factor BamB family protein; this encodes MLHTSSCSMVCLLLIPAFVQAADSPEWPQFRGPAGQGHAAARDLPTSWSEQENVAWKCPLPGKGWSSPVIAGNEIWLTTAIDSPLSEAEKAERLKGTTNSQPLLVSGKLSLRALGVDRSSGKLLHDIELLVEPSPQGTHATNSFASPTPVIEAGKLYCHFGAYGTACLDTVSRQVLWTNRDLVVQHENGPGSSPVIWGDLLIFHCDGSDLQYIAALDKRTGKLAWKTDRTGAMNSNPQLKKSYGTPLVAEVAGQPLLLSPASDWLYAYDPAGREVWKLPYEKLGFSLAPRPVVGHGMAFLCTSFMQSELLAVTLDKEKPQIAWRYGRQVPQVPSPLLVGDEIYLVSDKGIATCLDALSGKVHWAERIPGNYSSSPLLAAGHIYCSNREGETTVLAPGKEFRVVGTGKLDGQIMASPAAIENSIYLRTDKALYRIAGQK